From one Motacilla alba alba isolate MOTALB_02 chromosome 8, Motacilla_alba_V1.0_pri, whole genome shotgun sequence genomic stretch:
- the LOC119703758 gene encoding myomegalin-like isoform X8, which yields MRAPRRRDPCSSDTVPAVVPGASGMAASQGGLWGEGDEEPVPAEPRGSSGAPGAQPQPDPLAQTCLLRDLEMGPLAHTQTLRDFEQHLNDLKKENFSLKLRIYFLEERVQQKGEDSRDDVYRRNIELKVEVESLKRELQEKQQALDNTWVAAENQTSRSQAALRQQYEERQRESEHVYELLENKIQLLQEEARLARSEAEQATALARAEAERCRELTGKLKEAARTKQEDRSDNGCGSVAQRRIEELTQELAASNQLVEMLSAEKRDLQQCLEGSPVMEGQNLQDERQQAAPGSAAAGEHVSDVRAAELQGKLQHSEAANKLLQEKLNELNFELKSVQETSQRQDRTIQSLNEALKSKESKTEELYHIIEGQNETMAKLRDMLHRNQLGQLQVSESPLSPQEQQMSPLDLQNALFCTKLEVQKLKRAQRQKEHQLAEAKRATQLLETTVHEEEQQKEATWKHNQELRAVVQQLQAELQDKAQQLQTLEWEKSRELQAQEQRVQRLTQQLAHKEQLLQESRELLQCQQSLEKSPAAVNAMLEKLQQRVSDRDAALERAVDEKFCALEKKEQELQQLRVSMRERGSDLERLRSVLCSNEATIHSLESLLKAKTLELEQVSATCQNLRWLKEETEAKSGSRQKEQEGIIQQLQTCLHDRNKEVEELTATLLCKLGPGQSEVAEELCLRLQHKEKMLQDLLRDRNRQTMEHDAEIRELLQALSAKEQQSRVAAEKMAQALAERSRELQLLRQHVLGKDPVGTQSAGARPLKQDKQPIQEVLRRAYGATVIAGSPQEDSSCRTEGVTMSAAELEKDLVNAKEELELMAKKERESRRELTALQSVLATQEEELQVQASDIESLTRTIQVKEDLIKDLQMQLVDPEEIPAMERLTQEVLVLREKVAVAESQGQEATGNRRQQQLLLMLEGLVAERNRLNEALQAERQLYGSLVKFHTHPDSAARDHALQVELEGVHELRGQLEEALGRSLECLSRLETQGAIGGQAAGTHADASTNFTDSMKEEAARGSATQQSNPRARQENGGTERSTAPTVPERELRAEEELRELKAQLEEAGFSSVSHIRKAMLSLCLENAELKERMGEATSLLESGEQEEPGLGSPLAPEPRRLQRKSRGSLGERPAGGSGDGPGLPAERGAVPTKRPALEARAQDDMAKRPCPGSPGGGDGGHAEGSVPGGGWPGLGAELRSQVAQGQRQCQELQDKLAASEATVRAQAEQLEKYHVLLREPQTQQLSKQVQVDFQDLGYETCGRSETEADRDETTSPECEEPDVFSETSLAEELGSPCQPGMSRVGKTAQKTMALEDVEALHQHIQDLKAQLLNANKVIQSLQRRARSISVTSGYTSGAERPLPAPKALASPAHSLTDEDEGWQSDGHGTLCPPALRAHRDLQSLMHRVTLLEAQLPAAKRGAALPKELQSATWPGKYNSLIQAQARELSHLRQTLREGRGLSRSLAQHLRDALRSFEDLLRGTDIDYYLGQGFREQLAQGRHLAERLSDKLGIRDRQDGEDKTSHELLAQRLSRELQEKEKVIESLEVKLQERSESPGSSCPPSESSHSASSSSFTSEGLEPCSDGDAASEYSQCHEEPAQHTGLHFDSLSKPVSAPLPALVPGLSPFLPAGPPPPVAPPLLGCCGNSVCSLAEAQQELQVLRRQLGESVTLPMAPAKPTVPLGSFGEGGKAPASFCRHGALQGPAELPGATDTRGLWDVPPPGQLLYGALPPGYPSGQKLTGADLLEEHLLEIRNLRQRLEESICTNDQLREQLERRLASTGKGSGLPSDVYAQTPELGLQLSRENQALHEENRTLRLQRDQLSQELARVQETLVAACSRAREAEAELGQRRGKQRRLAEELSECQESVRQLRDERRSLQEDNNRLQHSVTLLQQQSEEQRLLLQTLRAELHVYESLPGPSAETRAGCFPSPPVRDVGTNSAAPLLSPLPSGTALLRRMDEPHGADVLLRKSEGPKGAHVVGRLDTYRALEQHIVEGKALARELMCLTRPALGLPNCSLPGKEVKRGQHGAGSSWGPDPQRTVLDVAPEPRTSPEGCRDSRRQGASSPGNAAGSALLCRAEHGHSPGAAGWGCPGSTRSRTLLPQALGWTGTGQGHLWGSASTLHGILEECVSLLTAFWSTVLPVSPAQHQGKEQVLQGEIAALRARLCEREDALQSTARRLRSTAQLKDSMEQFIVSQLTRTHSVLRKARTNLEVKAQQALPVA from the exons ggacCCCTGCAGCAGTGACACCGTGCCAGCCGTGGTCCCCGGAGCCAGCGGCATGGCGG CTTCCCAAGGAGGGCTGTGGGGTGAAGGTGATGAGGAGCCCGTGCCAGCCGAGCCCAGGGGGTCCAGCGGCGCCCCGGgcgcccagccccagcctgaccCCTTGGCGCAGACGTGTCTCCTCCGGGATCTGGAGATGGGTCCCCTCGCCCACACACAGACGCTGCGGGACTTTGAGCAG CACCTCAATGACCTCAAAAAGGAGAATTTCAGCCTCAAGCTGCGCATCTACTTTCTGGAGGAGCGCGTCCAGCAGAAGGGCGAGGACAGCCGGGACGATGTCTACCGGCGG AACATTGAGCTGAAGGTGGAGGTGGAGAGCCTGAAgcgggagctgcaggagaagcaaCAAGCCCTAGACAACACATG GGTGGCTGCGGAGAACCAGACGAGCCGCAGCCAGGCCGCGCTCCGGCAGCAGTACGAGGAGCGGCAGCGGGAGTCGGAGCACGTCTATGAGCTCCTGGAGAACAAgatccagctcctgcaggag GAGGCCAGGCTGGCACGGAGTGAGGCTGAGCAGGCCACGGCGCTGGCCAGAGCCGAGGCGGAGAGATGCCGGGAGCTGACAGGGAAGCTGAAGGAAGCGGCGAGGACAAAGCAGGAGGACAGGAGCGACAATGGCTGTGGCTCCGTGGCCCAGAG GAGGATCGAAGAGCTGACCCAagagctggctgccagcaaCCAGCTCGTGGAAATGCTGTCAGCAGAGAAGCGTgacctgcagcagtgcctggagggGTCTCCGGTCATGGAGGGGCAG aatTTGCAGGATGAAcggcagcaggcagctccaggtAGCgctgcagcaggggagcacGTGTCCGATGTGcgtgcagcagagctgcagggcaaaCTCCAGCACTCTGAAGCTGCCAACAAG TTGTTACAAGAGAAGCTGAATGAATTGAATTTCGAATTAAAATCCGTTCAAGAAACGTCACAAAGGCAAGATCGTACAATCCAGAGTCTGAACGAGGCCTTGAAGAGCAAAGAGAGTAAG ACGGAGGAGCTGTACCACATCATCGAAGGGCAGAATGAGACCATGGCCAAGCTGCGGGACATGTTACACAGAaaccagctgggacagctgcag GTGTCAGAGAGCCCACTGTcaccccaggagcagcaaatgtCACCGCTCGATCTTCAGAACGCGCTTTTCTGCACCAAACTGGAGGTGCAGAAACTGAAGAGAGCTCAGCGCCAGAAGGAGCATCAGCTGGCTGAAGCCAAGAGAGCAACCCAGCTCCTGGAGACCACGGTCcatgaggaagagcagcagaaagaggCAACCTGGAAACACAATCAG GAGCTGCGTGCTGTGGTAcaacagctgcaggcagagctgcaggacaaggctcagcagctccagactTTGGAGTGGGAGAAAAGCCGTGAGCTGCAGGCCCAGGAGCAGAGAGTTCAGCGTTTGACTCAGCAGCTGGCTCACAAGGAGCAGCTTCTGCAG GAGTCCAGGGAGCTTCTGCAATGCCAGCAAAGCTTGGAGAAGAGCCCTGCAGCCGTGAATGCCATGTTGGAGAAACTGCAGCAGCGTGTCAGTGACAGGGATGCTGCTCTGGAG CGAGCAGTAGATGAGAAGTTCTGTGCCctggagaagaaggagcaggagctgcagcagctgcgcGTGTCCATGCGGGAGCGCGGCAGTGACCTGGAGAGGCTGCGCAGCGTCCTCTGCAGCAACGAGGCCACCATCCAC AGCCTGGAGAGCCTCCTGAAAGCCAAAACCCTGGAACTGGAGCAGGTCTCGGCAACCTGTCAAAACCTCCGCTGGCTCAAAGAGGAGACTGAGGCCAAAtctggcagcaggcagaaggagcaggaggggatCATCCAACAGCTGCAGACCTGCCTGCATGACCGGAACAAGGAAGTGGAG GAGCTTACAGCAACTCTGCTGTGCAAGCTGGGCCCCGGGCAGAGTGAGGtagcagaggagctgtgcctgcGTCTCCAGCACAAGGAGAAGATGCTGCAGGATCTCCTCAGAGACCGGAACCGTCAAACCATGGAGCACGATGCCGAAATtcgggagctgctgcaggctctgagcgccaaggagcagcagagcaga GTGGCTGCAGAGAAGATGGCACAGGCTTTGGCTGAAAGGAGCCGAGAGCTACAACTGCTGCGCCAGCACGTGTTGGGGAAGGACCCTGTTGGGACCCAGTCAGCTGGTGCCAGGCCATTGAAGCAGGACAAACAACCCATACAA GAGGTACTGCGAAGAGCTTATGGAGCTACAGTCATTGCTGGATCCCCACAGGaagacagcagctgcaggacagagggag TTACAAtgtcagcagcagaactggagaAGGATCTCGTCAATGCcaaagaggagctggagctaatggcaaagaaggaaagggaaagcagg cGGGAGctcactgctctgcagtctGTCCTGGCCAcgcaggaggaggagctgcaggtgcaggcCTCGGACATTGAGTCCTTGACCAGAACCATCCAGGTGAAAGAGGACCTCATCAAG GATCTGCAGATGCAGCTGGTGGATCCTGAAGAAATTCCAGCCATGGAAAGGCTGACCCAAGAAGTGCTGGTGCTTCGGGAGAAAGTGGCCGTAGCAGAGTCCCAAGGACAGGAGGCTACTGGAAACAGAAGGCAACAG CAGTTGTTACTGATGCTGGAAGGGCTGGTGGCTGAGAGGAATCGGTTAAATGAGGCTCTCcaggcagagaggcagctctATGGCAGCCTGGTGAAATTTCACACACACCCAGACAG CGCTGCGAGAGACCACGCCCTGCAGGTGGAGCTGGAAGGGGTCCACGAGCTGCGGGGACAGCTGGAAGAAGCTCTTGGAAGAAGCTTGGAGTGTTTGAGCAGGCTGGAGACACAGGGCGCCATAGGAG GTCAGGCCGCAGGTACACACGCCGATGCCAGCACCAACTTCACCGACAGCATGAAGGAGGAGGCAGCCCGTGGCTCGGCAACCCAGCAG AGCAACCCCCGGGCCCGCCAGGAGAATGGGGGCACCGAAAGGAGCACAGCACCCACCGTGCCCGAACGGGAGCTGCgggctgaggaggagctgcGGGAGCTGAAGGCGCAGCTGGAGGAAGCCGGCTTCTCCTCTGTCTCCCACATCAG GAAGGCGATGCTGAGCCTGTGCCTGGAAAACGCGGAGCTGAAAGAGCGGATGGGTGAAGCCACGTCGCTGCTGGAGAgcggggagcaggaggagccggggctgggcagccctCTGGCCCCTGAGCCCCGGAGGCTGCAGCGCAAGAGCCGCGGCTCCCTTGGGGAGCGCCCGGCCGGAGGCAGCGGGGATGGCCCAGGGCTCCCGGCAGAGAGGGGAGCTGTGCCCACCAAACGCCCAGCGCTGGAGGCTCGAGCCCAGGATGACATGGCCAAGagaccctgccctggcagcccgGGTGGAGGGGACGGGGGCCAC GCGGAGGGCTCGGTTCCCGGCGggggctggccagggctgggcgCAGAGCTGCGCTCCCAGGTGGCACAGGGCCaaaggcagtgccaggagctgcaggacaagCTCGCCGCCTCGGAGGCCACAGTGCGGGCACAAGCTGAGCAGCTAGAGAAATACCACGTCCTGCTCC GTGAACCTCAGACACAGCAACTCAGCAAGCAAGTGCAGGTGGACTTCCAGGACCTGGGCTATGAGACCTGTGGGCGCAGTGAGACCGAGGCTGACCGTGATGAGACCACCAGCCCTG agtGCGAGGAGCCAGATGTGTTCAGCGAGAccagcctggctgaggagctggggtCCCCGTGCCAGCCAGGGATGTCCAGAGTGGGCAAAACTGCCCAGAAAACCATGGCCCTGGAGGATGTGGAGGCCCTGCACCAGCACATCCAGGACCTCAAGGCCCAGCTGCTCAATGCCAACAAGGTGATCCAGAGCCTGCAGCGCCGTGCCCGCTCCATCTCTGTCACCAGTGGCTACACCTCGGGTGCTGAGCGGCCCCTGCCGGCTCCCAAGGCCTTGGCGtccccagcccacagcctgACGGACGAGGACGAGGGCTGGCAGTCGGATGGCCACGGCACGCTGTGCCCACCTGCCCTGCGGGCACACCGCGACCTGCAGAGCCTGATGCACCGCGTCACCCTGCTCGAGGCACAGCTGCCCGCGGCCAAGCGTGGAGCCGCCTTGCCCAAGGAGCTGCAGTCTGCCACTTGGCCAGG GAAATACAACTCTTTGATCCAGGCACAGGCTCGGGAGCTCTCCCACTTGCGGCAGACGCTGCGGGAGGGCCGCGGGCTGAGCCGCAGCCTGGCCCAGCACCTGCGGGATGCCCTGCGCTCCTTCGAGGACCTCCTTCGGGGCACTGACATCGACTACTACCTGGGCCAGGGCTTTCGGGagcagctggcccagggcaggcacCTGGCTGAGAGGCTCAGTGACAAGCTGGGCATCA GAGATCGACAAGACGGGGAGGATAAAACCAGTCATGAACTCCTGGCACAGAG GCTCAGCCGGGAGCttcaggagaaggagaaggtgaTTGAGAGCCTGGAGGTGAAGCTGCAGGAGCGCTCTGAGTCCCCAGGTAGCAGCTGCCCACCCTCGGAGTCATCCcactctgccagcagctcatcCTTCACCTCcgaggggctggagccctgctcCGATGGGGATGCAGCCAGCGAGTACAGCCAGTGCCACGAGGAGCCTGCCCAACACACAG GCCTTCACTTTGACTCCTTGTCCAAACCTGTTAGTGcccccctgcctgccctggtccccgggctgtcccccttcctccctgccgGGCCCCCTCCTCCTGTGGCCCCGCCACTCCTGGGCTGCTGCGGGAATTCTGTCTGCTCCctggctgaggcacagcaggaacTGCAGGTGCTCCGCAGGCAACTGGGAGAAA gtgtgacACTGCCCATGGCACCAGCAAAGCCCACAGTGCCACTGGGCTCCTTTGGAGAGGGCGGCAAAGCCCCAGCATCGTTCTGCCGACACGGAGCCCTGCAGGGCCCGGCTGAGCTCCCCGGGGCCACCGACACCCGCGGCCTCTGGGACGTGCCCCCGCCCGGCCAGCTGCTCTACGGGGCCCTGCCACCGGGGTACCCGTCTGGGCAGAAGCTGACAG gggcagaCCTGCTGGAGGAACACCTGCTGGAGATCCGCAACCTGCGCCAGCGCCTGGAGGAGTCCATCTGCACCAACGACCAGCTCCGGGAGCAGCTGGAGCGCCGCCTGGCCTCCACCGGCAAGGGCAGCG GATTGCCCAGTGATGTCTATGCCCAGACAccggagctggggctgcagctgagcagggagaaCCAGGCTCTGCACGAGGAAAACCGGACCCTGCGGCTCCAACGTGACCAGCTCTCCCAAG agctggcacGGGTGCAGGAGACACTCGTGGCTGCCTGCTCTCGGGCACGGGAggctgaagcagagctgggccagaGGCGTGGGAAGCAGCGGAGGCTGGCGGAGGAGCTCTCCGAGTGCCAAGAGAGTGTCCGGCAGCTCCGGGATGAGCGGCGCTCTCTGCAGGAGGACAACAACAG gctgcagcactcAGTGAcgctcctgcagcagcagagtgaggaGCAGCGCCTGCTCCTGCAGACCCTGCGTGCGGAGCTGCACGTCTACGAGAGCCTCCCCGGCCCCTCTGCTGAGACACGAGCAG GCTGCTTCCCATCTCCTCCCGTGCGCGATGTTGGCACTAACTCAGCAgctcccctcctgtccccactgCCCTCCGGCACGGCGCTGCTCCGGCGGATGGACG AGCCACATGGGGCAGACGTGCTGCTGAGGAAGAGCGAGGGACCGAAGGGGGCTCACGTCGTTGGCCGTCTGGACACCTACcgagccctggagcagcacatcGTGGAGGGAAAGGCCTTGGCCCGGGAGCTGATGTGTCTCACACGCCCAGCACTCGGGCTGCCCAACTGCTCGCTCCCGGGAAAGGAGGTAAAGCGTGGGCAGCacggggcaggcagcagctgggggccAGACCCTCAGCGCACCGTGCTTGACGTGGCTCCCGAGCCCAGAACCAGCCccgagggctgcagggacagccggAGGCAGGGAGCCTCCAgcccagggaatgctgctggcagtgccttgCTGTGCCGGGCTGAGCACGGCCACTCGCCGGGTGCGGCGGGATGGGGGTGCCCCGGCAGCACCCGCTCCCGCACCCTTCTCCCGCAGGCCCTGGGATGGACGGGCACGGGGCAGGGGCATCTGTGGGGCAGCGCCAGCACCCTGCACGGCATCCTGGAGGAGTGCGTGTCTCTCCTCACTGCCTTCTGGAGCACCGTGCTGCCCgtgagccctgcccagcaccagggcaag GAGCAGGTGCTCCAGGGCGAGATCGCGGCGCTACGGGCCCGGCTCTGCGAGAGGGAggatgctctgcagagcacGGCCAGGCGGCTGcgcagcacagcccagctcaagGACAGCATGGAGCAGTTCATCGTCAGCCAGT TGACCAGGACCCACAGCGTGCTGCGCAAGGCCAGGACAAACCTGGAG GTGAAGGCCCAGCAGGCCCTGCCTGTTGCGTGA